In the Clostridium gelidum genome, GCTCGCCGCTACTAAGAAAATCGATTTTTCTTTCTCTTCCTCCAGGTACTTAGATGTTTCAGTTCCCTGGGTTTACCTTCATAAAGCTATTTATTCACTTTACGATACATGGGGTTTCCCATGTGAGTTTCCTCATTCGGAAATCTTCGGATCTCTGACTATGTGCGTCTACCCGAAGCTTATCGCAGCTTATCGCGTCCTTCATCGGCTCCTGATGCCAAGGCATTCACCATACGCCCTTTGTAGCTTGACCATTTTTGCTAACTTAACTTCAGCATTACTGCTTCATTAAGCCGCTCAATTTGGTTTGCAATATAATATATAGCGATATATATTAGAAATTGCTTACAATTTGATATTTAATCATTTCACAAAGAATATTATTCTTGGCTTTGTTGTATTTTATATACATTAATCTATATGCAATTTTCAAAGAACATTTATTTCTTTAGTTAAGTTTTAAGTTTCCTTAATTCTTTGCAAAGAAATAATTTTGAAAGACTTAGTCTTTCAAAATTGAACAGAATATAAGTAACATTTAAGCAACCTGTCGAGTAAGTATTATTTTTTTGATACATAAATGTATCTGTACTAGTCAGACATCATGCTGATCTAGATTTCTCCATAGAAAGGAGGTGATCCAGCCGCAGGTTCTCCTACGGCTACCTTGTTACGACTTCACCCCAATCGCTGACCCTACCTTAGGTCGCTGCCCCGCTTACGCGTTAGCTCACGAACTTTGGGTATTGCCAACTCTCATGGTGTGACGGGCGGTGTGTACAAGGCCCGGGAACGTATTCACCGCGACATTCTGATTCGCGATTACTAGCAACTCCAGCTTCATGTAGGCGAGTTTCAGCCTACAATCCGAACTGAGACTGGTTTTGAAGTTTGGCTCCACCTCGCGGTCTTGCATCTCTCTGTACCAGCCATTGTAGCACGTGTGTAGCCCTAGACATAAGGGGCATGATGATTTGACGTCATCCCCACCTTCCTCCCGGTTAACCCGGGCAGTCTCGCTAGAGTGCTCAACTTAATGGTAGCAACTAACAATAGGGGTTGCGCTCGTTGCGGGACTTAACCCAACATCTCACGACACGAGCTGACGACAACCATGCACCACCTGTCTTCCTGTCACCGAAGTGACTTCCTCGATTAAGAGTAATTCAGGAGATGTCAAGTCTAGGTAAGGTTCTTCGCGTTGCTTCGAATTAAACCACATGCTCCGCTGCTTGTGCGGGCCCCCGTCAATTCCTTTGAGTTTTAATCTTGCGACCGTACTCCCCAGGCGGAATACTTAATGCGTTAGCGGCGGCACGGAGGTCATGACAACCCCCACACCTAGTATTCATCGTTTACGGCGTGGACTACCAGGGTATCTAATCCTGTTTGCTCCCCACGCTTTCGAGCCTCAGTGTCAGTTACAGTCCAGAAAGTCGCCTTCGCCACTGGTATTCTTCCTAATCTCTACGCATTTCACCGCTACACTAGGAATTCTACTTTCCTCTCCTGCACTCTAGATATCCAGTTTGGAATGCAGCACTCAGGTTAAGCCCGAGTATTTCACATCCCACTTAAATATCCACCTACGCTCCCTTTACGCCCAGTAAATCCGGACAACGCTTGCCACCTACGTATTACCGCGGCTGCTGGCACGTAGTTAGCCGTGGCTTCCTCCTTGGGTACCGTCATTATCGTCCCCAAAGACAGAGTTTTACAATCCGAAGACCTTCATCACTCACGCGGCGTTGCTGCATCAGGGTTTCCCCCATTGTGCAATATTCCCCACTGCTGCCTCCCGTAGGAGTCTGGGCCGTGTCTCAGTCCCAATGTGGCCGATCACCCTCTCAGGTCGGCTACGCATCGTCGCCTTGGTGAGCCGTTACCTCACCAACTAGCTAATGCGACGCGGGTCCATCTCATAGCGGATTACTCCTTTAATTGCTACTTCATGCGAAGCTACAATCTTATGCGGTATTAATCTTCCTTTCGAAAGGCTATTCCCCTCTATGAGGCAGGTTACCCACGTGTTACTCACCCGTCCGCCGCTAATCCACTCCCGAAGGAGCTTCATCGCTCGACTTGCATGTGTTAAGCACGCCGCCAGCGTTCGTCCTGAGCCAGGATCAAACTCTCAATAAAAAGTTTAATCTTAGCTTACTCAAATAAAAATTGCTGGTTTACTTAAATGTACTTATATATATTCTGTTCAATTTTCAAAGACCATTTTCTTTCACAACTTTCGTTGTAACTATTTGTTTTTCTTTGTCGCAATCAAGCAACTCACTTAGTGTATCACTTGGTTTGAATCTTGTCAACAACTTATTTTAAAATCTTTTAAACTCTTTTTTCAAAAGGCTTTATCAAATTCTTTTAAGTTTTTTGCGTCTCTTTGCGACGTCTTTTATATTAACATATATATTCATGACATCTATATATTAATATCCTCCATTTAAGTAATTTATATTCAATATAATAAGTAATTCATACAAAATTCTCCATTATGCTATTAATGATACACTAGGAATAGTTATACTACTTTATTCTATAAATTAGTATAATAATTTGCTTATAATGCACCTTTCCATAATTATTTAGTACATCTTCAAAAAAATAACTGCTCAATATGCTTGCCTATTTTTCAGTACAATAGTTTTGTAAGTTTTATTTAATGTAGCCAATACACTCAAAACTCACTTCCTACTCTAATACTAAATATATAACGCATCTTTGGGCAGTTATTCTTCATATTCTTAAATCTTTAATAGGATTTTTGTTATTGCTTATTATATCCAATTTTCTCTAAAATAATTAATGCAGTATCTTCAATAGCTCTTTCTGTAACATCTATAGTTTTACACCCTATTTTTCTCATTATTTTATCTGCGAATTCAAGTTCCTCTAATACTCTAGCATCTCCTGCATATTCAATATCTGATGTTATTCTATGAAACTTGTCTAGTCTCTTCTTTCTTATCTCTATTAGCCTAAGTGGATTTATAGTAAGTCCAAATACCTTTTTTCTATCAATTTCATATATCTCATCTGGCACGCCTACCTCCGGCATTAATGGAATATTTATAGCTTTTATACCCTTATTAGCTAGATACATACATAATGGTGTCTTTGATGTTCTTGAAAGTCCAACTAATACAACATCTGCATTTTTTAATCCTCTATAGTCTTTACTGTCATCATATTGCATTGCAAATTCCATAGCTTCTATTCTTTTAAAATATACTTCATCGGTTTGTCTCATAGCACCAGGATTATATGTAGGTTGTGTTTTTAATATATTAGATGCTACATTAAGTATTGGTCCTAATACATTCATAACTGATATATTCTTTTCCATTGCCTTTTGTGTCAAGTGTTCTCTAACATTAACAGTGATTATTGTAGATACTATTATTACATTTTCACATTCATCTGCAATTTTCATTACATATTCAACATCATCTAATGCTTTAACATATGGAATCCTTTTTACCTCAACCTTTTCTGTAAATTGACTTGCCGCTGCTACTGCTACTTGATTTGCAGTTTCTCCTATAGAATCTGATACTGCTAAAATTGTTAACATAATTTTATACCTTCTTTCTCATATCTTTTCTTAATTATTTTTATACCATAATAATTCTTATCAATATATACTCAACCTTACACCCATAATTATTTAATAACCTATATATTTTTTTCTTTATTTCTATATTAAACCAAATTCAAATCTTTTAATAGTAGTGAATTTTTTTTTAGCTTATGTTACACTTTACTATAGCATTAATATATTTTGCAGTTGGAGGTATTTTTATGAAAAACAAAAAAGTTTTGACTATAAGTATTCTTCCTTTAATATGGGTTATATATATTTTATTTGAGCTTATTACTGGAAGGATTACTGATTTTCAAACAATTCTCTTTAATATACTACTTATTATACTCTTTGCATTAGTTGGTTTATTTACTTATAACTTTGGCATTAAACATGAAAATGGATTTAAATCTACTATATTGTTATTTCTGTTTTTATTCCTTCTTTCATTTGATCAATGTATAAAGATATTAATAAAATTATTTTGGTTTAATAATGATTTTCCTATAATTAATGGAATGCTATACTTTAATCCTATAATCAATACTGATGGCTCTTGGCTAAATGCTCGATTCGGCACATCAGTTAGTTTTCCAATTTTAATAACATTAAATAT is a window encoding:
- a CDS encoding pyruvate, water dikinase regulatory protein, with translation MLTILAVSDSIGETANQVAVAAASQFTEKVEVKRIPYVKALDDVEYVMKIADECENVIIVSTIITVNVREHLTQKAMEKNISVMNVLGPILNVASNILKTQPTYNPGAMRQTDEVYFKRIEAMEFAMQYDDSKDYRGLKNADVVLVGLSRTSKTPLCMYLANKGIKAINIPLMPEVGVPDEIYEIDRKKVFGLTINPLRLIEIRKKRLDKFHRITSDIEYAGDARVLEELEFADKIMRKIGCKTIDVTERAIEDTALIILEKIGYNKQ
- a CDS encoding signal peptidase II, giving the protein MKNKKVLTISILPLIWVIYILFELITGRITDFQTILFNILLIILFALVGLFTYNFGIKHENGFKSTILLFLFLFLLSFDQCIKILIKLFWFNNDFPIINGMLYFNPIINTDGSWLNARFGTSVSFPILITLNILAIFIFIEVYRYYLHKGNKDFWSDMCFIFVFCGALCSLIDKVFYGGSLDFIGISNLFIADIKDLYINLGILFFALTMFNNGYLSSNNEDTSFKEDLQMLKKFLLFIKDDIYNNFKSF